A DNA window from Anas platyrhynchos isolate ZD024472 breed Pekin duck chromosome 33, IASCAAS_PekinDuck_T2T, whole genome shotgun sequence contains the following coding sequences:
- the LOC113840257 gene encoding mitochondrial import receptor subunit TOM5 homolog — protein sequence MFRIEGLGPKMDPEELRRKMRRDVLASVRNFLIYVALLRITPVILKKLDSV from the exons ATGTTCCGCATCGAGGGGCTGGGGCCCAAGATGGACCCGGAGGAGCTGCGGCGGAAGATGCGCCGCGACGTCCTCGCCTCCGTGCGCAACTTCCTCATCTACGTGGCGCTGCTGCGGATCA CTCCTGTCATCCTGAAGAAGCTGGACAGTGTATGA